The following proteins come from a genomic window of Salinivibrio kushneri:
- a CDS encoding MotA/TolQ/ExbB proton channel family protein: MIDVELFSQLGQQDIWSTLRHFMAQGGPVLWWLGVVVLVCWVLVIERLLYLYSRFPAQRRAWVAAWQARNDHHSWYARAIREGWLFQAQHDLGRYLGFIKALVAICPMLGLLGTVTGMISVFDVMASQGTSEPRLMASGISMATLPTMAGMVAALVGMFAHARLVKACQRREVALEQALRSQ, from the coding sequence ATGATAGACGTCGAGTTATTCTCACAGCTTGGTCAGCAGGATATTTGGAGTACTTTGCGTCATTTTATGGCGCAAGGCGGGCCCGTACTCTGGTGGCTAGGTGTGGTGGTATTGGTGTGTTGGGTGTTGGTGATTGAACGCCTGCTATACCTGTATTCACGGTTCCCGGCACAACGTCGTGCGTGGGTTGCAGCGTGGCAGGCGCGCAACGACCACCATTCTTGGTATGCACGTGCCATCCGCGAGGGGTGGTTGTTTCAAGCCCAACACGATCTCGGCCGTTATCTTGGCTTTATTAAAGCCTTGGTGGCGATTTGTCCGATGTTGGGGCTGTTAGGCACGGTCACGGGGATGATTTCTGTGTTTGATGTGATGGCTAGCCAAGGCACCAGTGAGCCACGTTTAATGGCCTCAGGTATTTCAATGGCAACGTTACCTACCATGGCAGGCATGGTGGCTGCTTTGGTCGGTATGTTTGCCCATGCTCGTTTAGTTAAAGCCTGTCAACGCCGTGAAGTGGCGTTGGAGCAGGCGCTTCGGAGTCAGTAA
- a CDS encoding MotA/TolQ/ExbB proton channel family protein: MSWKTLIAAACLVAVAPLTHADDLVGQTEQAQQQAREHNQAREAQFAMTERELRQKRDQLKATRNALETETEKLSDTFSDNEQQLASLEDKLRLESGSLGELFGVVRQASKTIQTDGVSSYVAITQPAFNQTVSDIVAADTLPSLKQLNALWQGMLTQMQTSGELQTVSLPVVNAQGVASEQAVVRVGNVGLVNDQGYLNWQTDRQVAVPYRAQPDNTLTTSTLEQAVSSVGETVLIDPARGTLLGQLENAPSLSDRFAQGGFVAKVIATLLAVGLLIALYRGAVLLSIHAKMHRQLKHPESPEDNPLGRVLKVYHDAPKRDVESLELRLLEAVVDEQQGCEKGLSMLKLLAALAPMLGLLGTVTGMIETFQVITQFGNGDPKVMADGISMALVTTVLGLIAAIPLLLAHNILSGQADHIRGMLEKQSISLVAEQAENSDQRAETGQAA; this comes from the coding sequence ATGAGCTGGAAAACCCTGATTGCCGCCGCCTGTTTGGTCGCGGTTGCCCCTTTGACTCACGCCGATGATTTGGTCGGACAAACCGAGCAAGCTCAGCAGCAGGCACGTGAGCACAACCAAGCGCGTGAAGCACAATTTGCGATGACGGAACGTGAGCTGCGCCAAAAGCGTGATCAGCTCAAGGCAACCCGGAATGCGCTGGAGACGGAAACCGAAAAACTCAGTGATACTTTTAGTGACAACGAGCAGCAATTGGCGTCGTTGGAAGACAAACTTCGCTTAGAGTCGGGCAGTTTAGGTGAGCTATTTGGCGTGGTGCGCCAAGCGAGTAAAACTATTCAAACCGATGGCGTGTCCAGCTATGTGGCGATCACTCAGCCGGCATTTAATCAAACCGTCTCGGATATTGTCGCGGCCGATACATTGCCATCACTCAAGCAGCTCAATGCCCTATGGCAAGGGATGCTGACCCAAATGCAAACCAGCGGTGAGCTGCAAACCGTGTCGTTACCGGTAGTGAATGCGCAAGGTGTGGCATCGGAGCAAGCGGTGGTGCGTGTGGGCAACGTCGGCTTAGTGAATGATCAAGGTTACCTAAATTGGCAAACCGATCGCCAAGTCGCCGTGCCGTATCGCGCTCAACCGGACAATACGTTAACCACGTCAACCCTTGAGCAAGCGGTGTCTTCAGTGGGTGAGACGGTACTGATTGATCCGGCCCGTGGCACGTTACTTGGGCAGCTTGAAAATGCCCCAAGCTTGAGCGATCGCTTTGCGCAGGGTGGCTTCGTCGCCAAAGTGATCGCGACCTTATTGGCGGTCGGCTTGTTAATTGCTCTCTATCGCGGTGCAGTCTTGCTTTCGATTCACGCCAAGATGCATCGCCAGCTTAAACACCCAGAGTCGCCAGAAGACAATCCGCTTGGCCGTGTGCTGAAGGTCTATCATGATGCACCAAAGCGTGATGTGGAATCACTGGAGCTGCGTTTATTGGAAGCGGTGGTGGATGAACAGCAAGGCTGTGAAAAAGGCCTCTCGATGTTGAAATTGCTTGCCGCGTTAGCGCCGATGCTCGGCTTGCTGGGGACGGTGACCGGGATGATAGAAACCTTCCAAGTGATCACCCAGTTTGGCAATGGCGACCCGAAAGTGATGGCAGATGGTATCTCGATGGCGTTGGTAACCACAGTGCTTGGCTTGATTGCCGCCATTCCGTTGCTGCTGGCGCATAATATCCTCAGTGGGCAAGCCGATCACATTCGTGGCATGCTGGAAAAACAAAGCATTAGCCTGGTGGCTGAACAAGCTGAAAACAGTGACCAGCGAGCGGAAACCGGACAAGCGGCATGA
- a CDS encoding DUF3450 domain-containing protein, with protein sequence MIKSSSFRLAWGVAACLALTPVASADQLEQAQAIEGNTTQEAAQSQSRINRRADSSLAMRQEIEQIQAQISNLEIYRDHLQNLVSNQQAEAQSLRDQITEIKETRQGIVPLMYRMLGGLEQWLANDIPLKADQRQARVEKLKAMMGRADVADSEKFRRILEAYQIERDYGSKLDAYQDTIALNGRDHQVDVLHLGRVSLVARRLDGQQHWVWSTRDETWVELDASAGEAVDKAFAVAQKQVAPSLLSLPLSANQGVKS encoded by the coding sequence ATGATAAAATCGTCTTCTTTTCGCCTTGCTTGGGGAGTGGCCGCTTGTTTGGCCCTGACGCCCGTTGCCAGTGCGGATCAGCTCGAACAGGCGCAAGCCATCGAGGGTAACACCACCCAAGAAGCGGCTCAGTCGCAATCTCGTATTAACCGCCGCGCGGACAGCAGTTTAGCCATGCGCCAAGAAATTGAACAAATCCAGGCGCAAATCAGTAACCTCGAAATCTACCGCGATCACTTACAAAACTTAGTCAGCAACCAACAGGCAGAAGCACAAAGCCTGCGCGATCAAATCACCGAGATCAAAGAGACGCGTCAAGGCATTGTGCCGTTGATGTATCGCATGCTCGGCGGGCTTGAGCAGTGGCTTGCTAACGACATTCCGCTCAAAGCCGATCAACGCCAAGCACGTGTTGAAAAACTGAAGGCGATGATGGGCCGCGCCGATGTGGCGGACTCAGAAAAATTCCGTCGTATTCTTGAGGCATATCAGATAGAGCGTGATTACGGCAGCAAACTCGATGCCTATCAAGATACCATTGCGCTTAACGGCCGCGATCATCAAGTGGATGTCTTGCATCTGGGCCGTGTGTCGCTGGTGGCGCGTCGCCTCGATGGTCAGCAGCATTGGGTGTGGAGCACCCGCGATGAAACCTGGGTCGAGCTAGATGCTAGCGCCGGTGAAGCGGTGGATAAGGCCTTTGCGGTGGCACAAAAACAAGTGGCCCCGTCGTTGTTATCTTTGCCATTAAGTGCCAACCAAGGGGTGAAATCATGA